In Conger conger chromosome 9, fConCon1.1, whole genome shotgun sequence, the genomic stretch CAACAATGTCACCAAATGTATGGCACCTTCTGTTCTGACCTTGAcagtaaaaatatttgcacCAAAACTGGACTGGACTGTGTACATAGTATTGCTGTAAATACAACAGATTTCATTGGACATCCTTGGTATGAATATTGACTCCAATCTTATCTTTTGGGCTATAATATCAGAAACGGAGCCCATTTTCACCTTATGAATATTGTCTTTTGTTTAATGGTTTATTAACTTTTGAGTTAGACGACTATAATGTTTTACTATTTGGTTTCACTAATTTCACCTTGAAACTTCAACTGGTTCAGAATTTGGCTGCTAGGGTACTTACAAGAACCAAGAAATGTGAACATATCAGTGTCATGCTTGTGTCAGCTTTCCTGTtaaatgtagaattttaataaaaaaataaaaaattcccgCTACCACCTcttgggaggtcaactttatttttagtaatacaaaaacaaacataaatacattggTAAatttcagagagagggagagggagagagagagagagcgaaggaaGAACTCAGTATGAAGCCTTTGAGGggagggtaaaacaaaacagacagagtcactaaaaataacaataaatggaaaaaaaaagaaataaaggataataataaaataattataaagtgtggaaaaagtgacttgtgtatacatatgaacacagccttgaatggatagtacggaaaaagggagagaagaggagaaaaagtaATAGTGATAAAAGTaacgatggggaaaaaataaaataaaataaaaatggatgggTTGGATTAGGATATGGCATTGCATGGATAGTGTTTctagagtatgtgagtatatgttggttaggttgggtgttggggggttagtccacaggcaaattgaatgattttatgaaaggaccccaaatgtttgaCATGTGTGAGCTTTGGCGCTGGTGTGAAATTGTGCCATCCCACAAATATTTTACGTATGGTGACCCCCGGGGTTTTTCTGGTCACGTTCCTGTGTGTAGTCTTAGATGCATTTCCCCAAACCCTAACCTAATTTCCAAAAGAGTAAACAATTTTGTGTGACACTTTACCACTCGTACAAAAGAACCTGTAACACTCAAATTgttaacacattttacacatttggTGATTGTGTCTAAACGATTGAGGAAAACTTTTGAACTTTTGAAAGTATTGAACTTCTGCCCCATTCCCCTACCCTCCAAAGAGGCCGAGATGCATTGCTTCACCTGCCCTATAGGGCCTGTTCCATAAAGCTGCTTTGTCGAACAGGCCCTTGATGTGCATGTTAATATACATTTCTTTGTTCAGACTTTATGTTTTACCATCGAGTTTAATACCTCAGGCCATAATCTGCCCCAAAACTTTGCTCTAATAGATTccttgtttacatttacattttacattttagtcatttggcagacgcttttaatccaaagcgatttacaagtgcataggttctaccataagtcaaagcatcaatGTATTACTGTTTCCTATGTATTACTGTATTACTAATTATCCTATCTTGAACTATGAGACTGGGCCAGCCAGTGAAGGATGGGCTCCCCCACTATACCTTGGGTCCCTTCTGGGAGTTCTTCTCACTAGGGATAGATAATCTGGAATTCCCCTTTCAGTCTGTTGCTACAAACTTTTCCTGATCGCCAACAAGATAACTAGCAGCCCTCTGACGACAATCAGTTCCTATCGTTCTCTTCCAGTGACGATGATCATCATAATCGCATACTGGAGAAACAACATTTTGATGGTCCTTTCTTCCTGCTGCCAGGAATACTTTTGGTTCCAAACACGTTTAGTAAGCTCTTCCTTGTTGCAAGAGGAATTGTGCTTCACCAGGGAGTCTTGGCAGCGGGGGTTCTACAGCAGGTTTCTCAACATGAGTGCTTGTACAGTTGGTGGTCTCCTTTCTACCTCCTGAATATTGACTAGTATATTTGCTCATCAACCTAAAATACATGTGTAAGGATTTCcaacacccaggtctgatatcTGCCTCCTTGGCCACCCCGTGTTTCTCCAAACCAGAGGCAGCCTCTCAACTTCAGGTGTCTCTGCTGCTTTTTGCAATTTCcattcaatcagcagccaatttaaGCCTTGGAAACAAGGTTTAAAGACTCCATAGCCGATAAATGACATGAATTAAACacgcaaaataaaaatataaaaaaatatttaaaaaacagcaGATGCTGTGGGCCTCTGGGATTTATGCTTCAGGTCCTTCAAATAGTTCTGCCTTGTTCTATCATTTCTCATTCATACTTAAGACTTGTCTCCTCCTAGTGGTGTAAACAGTAATTACACATCATACCAGGCTCACACTCCCTTTGACCTGTATCACAGGGACAACAACAAGCTGACCGGTACTCGATAGTCCAACAACGAGAGGGGTCTTGGTCAGCACTGGTAAAAAATGATTTGTCACAACCCATACAAAGTATTCACACCACTCACAATCAGCACCTCCTCATTTGTGTCTATTTACATTGTTTGCCTCAGCGAACGTAAGTTGTCATTTATGGTGGTGTAGAGTccattgtgctcagtaagggctttcttcatgccacccttccaaagagtttgttgttaTGGATGTGGTAGTGGTGTCTTATGGTTCTTGGTGACACCAAGATGCagccaatctctgcaattcttaaactggcTTCACCCACCATcttcctcagtgtgtgtcactgtgtgtggggacaatgtgcacttgcatcctcttcctggcatgTTTGCAGCCAttgcatacattttatatttgcatttattcattcattcattcattatctgaacctgcttatcctgaacagggtcacaggggggctggagcctattccagcatacattgggcgaaaggcaggaatacacccaggtcgccagtccaatgcacaccattcactcacacactcatacctacgggcaatttatactctaatttattggacagtatatagagacaggaagaatgggggcgagagagagggaaagtcatgcgacaaattgtcagacggtcggattcgaaccgttgacgtcgcggctcacaatgagcatgcggtcagtgctctgcaggctgcgccaccgagacaccccataacctgcatatctttggactgtgggaggaaacccacacgaacacggggagaaggtgcaaaactccacacagagaggccccggccgacagggattcaaacccaggacctccttgctgtgaggcggcggtgcaacccactgcaccatccgtgccgccacttttgcaattacatttacattattgtccTTACAATGCTAAGTGGTATGCttaaccatgtttttttttttttaactgtacgTTTAGAACATAACTCTACATAACCTAAACATGGTGTTCAGTAAAGAGCTTGAGAAGTTGCATCAGATGTTTTTGCAGGACTacaacaaaagcaaacaaaagctTATGCCCACATCATTACCTCTGGACTAAGTTTGAGCAATTATGTTTGAAAACACAGGGTGGGCCGGGGCCATCTCTTCCCAAGAACTACAGGCCTATATCCAAGCTgccttttatttcaaaaaatttagaaaaaatggTTGCCTATCAGCTCACTGATGTTTTAAATCACCACAACACTGGATGGCCAGTAACTTTCTTCAGTTAAATGCAGGCAAAACTGAAGTCCTCATCATTGCTGCTGATAATATTGTTTCTAATGTTGTAAACTGGGTCTCTTGAATCAAATGTGCACTCTAAATTGAGAAATCTTGGTGTTATGTTCGATCAGGCTATTTATCTTGACAAGCACATTAAGTCTTTGTCCCGTACATGTTTTTTCCACCTTAGAAGCATTACTAAACTCAGGTCTATTGTATCACACTCTGAGCTGGAAATGattattcatgcttttatttcatcagGCCTGGACTATTGTAACTCGCTTTTTACCTGCCTCAGCAAATCATCTCTAGACCGTCTACAACAGGTCCAAAATTCTGCTGTCAGGCTGCTGACCAGGTCCAGGAGGTCATGTCATATCACTCCTATCTTGGTCTCCTTACTCTGGCTACCTGTCATTTTCAGAATCCAGTTCAAAGTTTTTGTCATCACATATAGAGCCCTCCATGGTCAGGCACCTGCTTACCTTCGTGATCTCCTCCACCCATATGTTGCCATCAGGTCTCTGAGGTCTTCTGATCAGGGCTTACTGGTTGTCCCTTGCACTAGGCTCAAGACTAAAGGTGACCAAGCCTTCGAATCAGTGGCACCTAAATTGTGGAATACTCTTCCACCGGATTTAAGAGCTGTGGCATCTgtggacatttttaaaaaacacctAAAGTCACATCTCTTCAGACAGGCGTTCATCTAGCCgtttttgtgactgtatttccgtttatttcatgttcgtttatttgtgatttgttggttttattgactgttcttttatgtattattattgttattacttatttttatttttattttgatcctgtgaagcactttgtgactgtgaaaggtgctatataaataaaatttacttacttacttactctctgtgtggagtttgcatgttctacccgtgcttgtgtgggtttcctccgggtactccggtttcctcccacagtccaaagacatgcatgttaggctgattgaagagtctaaattacccgtaggtatgagtgagtgaatggtgtgtgtgccctgcgatggactggcaacctgtccaggtgtattcctgcctttcggccaatgtatgctgggataggctccagcccccctgcgaccctgttcaggataagcgggttaggataatgaatgaatgaatgaacacagGTTGATCACATTCCTGGAAAGACCACATAGatctaaaatgatttttttttaaagatatctTTATTGTTCATTGCAAACCAACTGATCATAGTCAATAGATTTGACATCAAGACTGTCATCTTAAAAAAGtgtcattataaaataaaatagtgttTTAGAAATAAGTATTACAAGAATATTTCACATGAGAATTTAATGAATAGACTTATTAATTTATTCGGTCCTCTATACACAAGTTCGGCTCTGTAGTGTTCTTCAGGGGGGAATATGTGACAAAGAAAGAACAGTGGTGAcccaaacagacacaaaatggcagtacAAGAAAAGTCAGCACCCTATCAACATGGAATAATATCAAACAATCAAAATACAAGACTGGATTAATATGTATatgtcccattacattacatgtcatttggctgatgcttttatcaaaagcgacttacagttgattagactaagcaggagacaatcctcccctggagcaatgcagggttaagggccttgctcaagagccgaggatcaaaccaccaaccttgcgggtcccagtcatgtaccttaaccactacactacaggccgccattaACAAAGCTGATTGTCCCAAGGCCTGCCATACTAGCAGACACCAGTATTCTGCCTTGGATATGGGGGGTCAGATCGAGAGCGGCTCCCTGCAGGAAGCGCGCCTCTTGGCTGGGTCAGGGTGCGGAGCTTTTGGGTCTGTGACTGGCCCTTCCCAGCTAGTCTCTTCTGCGTTCTGGGATATGGCTTTTGATCGAGGCCGAGCTGGTGGAGGAATTGAGTCACTCGTTGCATTCCTCCATCGTTCATCCCCCACTTTTGGTTCTTTTTTCCTTCGTTCATCCCTCTCTTCGTTTGTGTTCTTTCTCCATTCAGCCTCCTCTCTACTTCCTTTTTTACCCCGTCCGTCCCCGTCTCTCTTTCCACTTTTTCCCAGCTCATCCCCTTCtctcttcttttccttttttatatccCCCTgcctcttctctttttttctttcttcattccCATCTTGGTTTCCCATTTCATTTATTGCACATTTTCTACCTTCACTTTCTACCTTCCCTGTTCCTGCTCTgacctccccctcttccttcaCACTTTCCACTTTTTTCTCACCGTTTTCAATCTTTCCTTTTTGGGGCTTTTCATACCCTTCCTTACTATCGTTTTTTCTCGTCTCCTttcttccctctccttccccctctcttttctTCTCCAGGACTTCCTGGTCCAGTTTCTGTTCTATCTGATTTATCTCCTCCTCCAGTTGGGCCAGTTTTTTCGGATCAGACTTAAGCTCCAgatcctcctcgtcctcctcttcctcctcctcctcgtacTCTTCCACCTCAATGCCGTCCATGGTCTTCTGCAGGGCGGTTTTGACCCGGTTCAGTTCCAGAATTCCGTCTTGCAGTTCCTTGCACACCTCGCGGAGCTTTTTGGCAAACTTGGTCTTGGCACCCTTGCGCAGATCGTGAGAGTCCTTGGCGAGGAAGAAGATGTCGAGAGCGAGGAAGAGCGCGGACATGACGCCAGTGGTGACGCTGATCGCCTGGGCAGCTTTAGCCGCCCCACCTGCTACACTCAGTACTTGCACAGTGCTGACCAGTTTGTCCGTGTTGATCATCAGAGCCTTGCCCGCTCGAGCGCCTTCCTTCACTACGTGTTTGATGTTCCGATTCAGCGCTCGCTTTGCCACGCTGTCTGTGTACTTCTCAAAGTTCGACCCTTGCAGTACCTCCATCCCTTCCTGCAGTGAGAAGAGGCAAGACCAGTGTAtgagtggcgtgtgtgtgtgtgtgtgtgtgtgtgtgtgtggaaatacAGACAGATTAACACTTGAAGCATAAATAAGCTAGTTAAATTGTTGCCCATAAATGTCTCGAGAAAGACAGAATTGTCCTGTAATTGGAATGTAAAAGAGGCATTATTGAACTAATTGACACATTTCACTCCATATCTTTGAGAATGATTACATTCATAGTTTAGCCACTGAATATAATGCAATATTTGGCTAGCAAGCCTTCCATTATAACAAACATGCtgtgagaccattctgacctaAAACCAAACAGAATTTTAATACGAGCTAGGTAGCATGAAGCTAGCTTGATATCTAACCTGATTGAGGGCAACTATAAAACACATGCATTGGTACAGGGTTTGCAGGAATACTTCCCAGCATCATTCCCACTGCAATAGAATGACATGGTATATAGTCAGACTTGCAGCCCCTGAGATACAAAGCCCACCTCTTTCTGTTATTGTACACTGAGCTCATGAGATACCAAGCCCAGCTCTTTCTGTTGTTATACACAGAGCTACATCACACTACATTGCACAGAATCAAGACGGCCGATACGTTTTAATTTCACTGGTGAAATAAAAGGGGTTTATACTTTGTCTTTTTGGAACTTGGATATGACCaactttgtttgtttggttactCTGTCAATAAGGCAAAATTGAATTAATCTTgaactgaggagagagagagagagagagagagaggaatggtaaatggtaaatgattggcatttatatagcgcctttatccaaagcactgtacaattgatgcttctccattcacccattcatacacactcacacaccaacggcgattggctgccatgcaaggcgccgaccagctcatcaggagcatttgggggttaggtgtcttgctcagggacacttcagcacagcccgggcgggggatcgaaccggcaaccctccgactgccagacgactgctcttactgcctgagccatgtcggaCCCACCTGTACAAATTCCATGCATTCCTGTATGTCCTTGATGTCGTTTTCGTAGTCCTCGATCATTTTCTCCACCTTCTTGCGGTCGAGGGTGAAGTGGACGGAGTCGGTGATGTGGGCGGAGGCGGAGGTGATGGTGCCGGCGGTCGCCACGCCGATGCCCACGGCCGTGACGATGATGGAGCTGCCGAAGGTGAAGGGCGCGAGGATGAGGCCGGTGATGGTGGTCACGCTGCCCACCACGCTGGCCACCCGGCCGCCCATGCTGGCCTGCAGCGCGCGCTTGTGGAAGTTGTCGGCCGCGTCGGCCAGCGCCAGCAGCTCCAGGATGCGCTGCTGCAGGGACGCCCCCCGGTGGTTGAAGAGGCGCACGAAGACCTGGGCCGCCAGGAACACGCGGTCGGCGGTCTGCTCGATCGCCCTGCGGGAGAGGCCGGGGAGAGAGTGCGGGGGGGTGAAACCTGCCCGTCGTTCCGAGGAGAAAATTAAAACTATCTGTGAGGATGAAAAATTAAGGAAAGGAGAGGTAATTGGGGAGGAGAAATCTATTAGGATGGGAGGAGATTGACGGAAGGATGCAGTCTATACTGAGAGATACAGGTCAAACGGCAGCGTGGCAGAGGGAGGACGGGAGGACAGGTTCACGAGCGACATTAGCtctggaggtaagagcggtctggggtgtgtcgaagtgtcccggagtaagacacccaacccccgcttgctcccaacaagctgattggtgccttccatggcagcctatcgccattgatgtgtgagtgtgtgtgaatggggtgAAGGAGAGACATCAATTAcaaagtgctttggatgaacGTGCTACAGTGTATAAACGCAGTCCATTTTCTGCTGGGTAGCTCACTTGGTGAAAGCACTGGAGCAGTGGTTTTGCATTGTCCAAGGGGATAGCACTGCTCATTGTGGCATTAGGGCATCGTTGGCTCGGgtggcaagagcagtcgtctggcagttggcgggtttgccagttcgatcccgccctgggtgtgtcaaagtgtccctgagcaagacacctaacccccaaatgctcctgatgagtgggtgccttgcatggcagccaatcgctgttggtgtgtgagtgtgtgtgtgtgtgtgtgtgtgacaaagagagaagggggggaggaAGGGACACAACTCACAGCTCTTCTTCATCCTCCTTAAAGTTTGAAGATTCGTTCCACTCGTGCCAACCTGGCAACACACAGAAGAGTAATCAAAGCACGCAGTCAATCTGCcaccaaaataataatttttcccTAGAAGGGGCACTGACTGGACAATGCGCTTCTCCACGTGTAAGGGGACATAAATAAACTGTCTAGACTGCAAAGACACTTTTTTTGCTGTGATAAGATAGCAAGAGCCAGATCAGGACCAATTCCGGCCCAAAGTCAGCACCGCCATATTGCTACCTGGAAAggctcaatttaaaaaaagtattggtCAGACCTTCTCCACGCTTTACACACCAGATAAAGGCTATTCTGGGGAAGATTGTGGTTCTTGCACTGGAATTTTTTAGTTGATTGAATGTGGTttacttcatttaaaaattacattacataaacctTATTATATACtattatatagtatatagtgtTCACTGCTGCAACCTCTGCTGTCGATTTCTGAAGAGCACAAACCAGTCTATGCTAGGTCAGCCTAGCAAGCCAGTCACAGAAGTTTGCAAGGAAGACACTTCTTGGGTGGCTTAGCAGGCTGACTTGTGGGCCCCGAAatcaccagcagggggaggcAAGTGAGCAAAGACCCAGCTAAcccaaaatgttctcacattgTTGCTGCCAAGTAGTAGCAACGTTATAAAATCATTTTACCTTCCTGTTCTCTCATTGGCTCAATGTGCAAAGGACCCTTACTGTTTTTAAATGCTTTCGACCCAAGATTTTGCACATAAGAAGGACAAGGAACTGCTTAATACTACAACGGTATAATATGGAGAAACTACTCCTCCACACTCCAACCATGCAACACAAGGAAAAACTGCTCTGTACTACACAACATACTGGACAGAGACTCTAGGCCATCTTGGTTGTAAGTGGATGAACATATAAGGTTCATAACAGTTGTCTTAGATTTGTCAGGTCAATAGATGCATCAGCTAGACTAGTTTGACAGGACAACAAATTAACAACAATGGCATACCATCCACCGTTCTCCACCAATCGAGTAAGCCATCGTCATcctggggaagagagaggaatattcaatattcacaGTTAATTCACAAGACCCAAAAGCCATTATCTCCTAAGGTGAAATAACAAGATTGCCAACCTACACACAATGTAATTCATTCTGACACAAGAAAGGAAATACTGTACGTACCTCCGCGGAGTCAAGGAGATCGCTTTCACTGGGCAACGGAGCAATCTCCACCATCTCAACCTCCACTGAGCTCTCCTGTAACACGCACATGATATTACACTCCCCAGTGTAGCACACACATAGTCCTACACTCCCCAGTGTAGCGCACACATAGTCCTTCACTCTGCAGTGTAGCGCACACGTATTGACCCAAACAGACCTGCACTGAGGATCGCTCCTCCATCTCCACAGATTGCCGCAACAGTTCCTCTTCCTCAGTTTCCTACAAATTGGAGAGAGGAAGATAGAAGTGACATGAGAatatatcccacaatgcctctAGACTCCCATGCTGAGCTCACGGAGGCAGAAAATGAGAATCCATGAGTGCAAGCAGGGAAAGAAGGGGGTAGATTATAGTTTGAGGTTGGTCTCCTGCCTCCTCACTTGCCTTTATTGGGGTTTGGAAAGTTATTCCTGGAAGTCTGGGAAGCGTTCTCTTCACTCTGAATGATACCTGGTGGCcacaaattacacacacacaaaaatagaaaactGTAAATGACTGGTACAATGCACTGCAGCCCCATCCAGGGCAGGGTAGAATAGTTTGACACTTGTTGGTCGTTAGGCACACAGTCCCGTGGAGATGTTTAAACTGACTGAGGTTACGGAACCGGTAGTTACACAGTACTGCAGACTTAAAGGCACACAGTAATAGAGTAGCTGGTAACACAGGGTAGTACTATACACCAAAGGCAGATGGACTGAAGTGCAagccacacccaccctcctctTTGGCATCTTATTTCGACCTGCAAGGGTTCCACTCTCAGTGTCCATGGAGACCTGTAAAAAGGCACATGTACAGAGGCAAGAAGACACATGCTTTTTGCCGTCACTGAGATACGCAATCAaacagttaaaggtacaataggtaagatttttgtgttaaaacattgttacaagaccattgtaaatcccttccaatcattgaaaaaggctctgacgtgttgactcaccctctgcctgtgttcatagtccttaaattccggtttcaaaatatacagttgatgttATACGGCCTGACACtccgtaccaaaacattgcataactGCACAATAATGCAAacttattggttgaaaattggttctaattgccacagccaatggtgtttcaacgtcaaTGTGTGCTTTTACAgcgaagggggagggataaatagtgttgtggtttgaaggtgtttgttgctgtaattcctcagAAGttcaaaattacctattgtacatttaaggACTAGCATTAATCAGTACAGGTAGAATAGAGTGGCAATATAGCTACCTGTACAGTTAGACTGCAATGCCATGACTGGGACAttactggggcggcctgtaccatagtggttacggtaaaatgactgggatccgcaaggttgatggttcaatccctggtgtaaccacaataagatctgcacagccgttgggcccttaaccctgcattgctccaggggaggattgtctcctgcttagtctgatcaactgtaactcgctttggataaaagtgtcagccaaatgacatgtaatgtaatgtgtgctcaGTGGGTTTAGGTGAGAGGTGCACAATGTAGTATGTTGAACAGATACTATTGGACAGAAAAACTGACCTGCACAGTAGTGGTGGGGGAAAACATCGATACAGCATAGTATTGCAATACTTTTTTCTGATACAGTATTGATACAGTGGCAgcattttatcttttattttgtaatgcacagaattttttcaattattttaatgcaGGGTGCGAGGTGACAAACCACTCTCCTTGCAGCTCATTAAAATGATATAACCACAGGTCTCGTCATGGATTATCCTGTTTATAGGCTACCATAGTTTTGAACCCTTCAACAATTAGAACAGTTATTTTTGTTAGAGGTTTTGCATATAAAAGTAAGGAAATGCCTAATTTCCCTGACAACATATGAGGGTCAGTCTAGATCTGGAAAAAACAACCACTGCCTTCTCGTAATAAGCATTAGATAAAAAGGCAAATTAACACATCTGTCCTTTGTCTCCCATAATCCTATTGCTGCGTGAGAGGCTATTTTCACTCTACAGAAAAAGAGATCATTGTCATTGTCTGAAAATGTCAATAAGCTAACGTTTTTCTCTCAACAACTGAAGTGAAACAGTGCTCGAAgtggagaaaaaagaagtgcCAGTACTCGTATGAGCAAAAGCCTCACTTCGTTTACCAGTCCGTTCTGGAACTTCCCATTTTTGTACCAAGCTAACGTTGAAAAGGCAGGTTTCAGTTCACTGAAATATACAGTTTGGTCAAGAAATACAAGTGAGTAAATGCAGAATATGTTTGATTCCTACATCACAGATATCGGCATGTATTGTAAAGGATTTTCTTGTAATATATGGCATATTGCAGACTCACCCGTATCATGGGCAAAGTATCATGATCGTACCATATCGTGAGTTACTCTGTGATTCCCGCCCCTACTTTATAGTTATGACTGAACAGTTGTTGTGAGAGAGACTGTCCCAATACAGCTTGTTACCCTCACCTTAATTGACAGAACTGTTTGTACATCAACAAAAGACACATTTACCTGTGCAGATGCAGGTTTCGGAGATTTGGACCTGAATATTCCACTGAATATTCCTCCTTTCTCCTAGAGAGGCATGAGAGGGTTAATAGAGTCTGTTTAACTGGGGAGGGTACAGGCAGGAAAGACGGGCAGACACTCACCTTTGTCCCGCTGTCTGCGAGACTGTCGTTGCTGGCTGAGAGTTCAGTCTGCTGTGATTCGTC encodes the following:
- the LOC133137321 gene encoding uncharacterized protein LOC133137321 isoform X5, which translates into the protein MEQCLSPADVRGPKPKQGLGIVKKKKKNVRTTKSTAQSDRDVGQSETTEKHGEQTDTQKGNLTTHSELSASKDSLPDISNAEGPEILKKMKKNLRPIKSTAQVGREVNQSEGTENQGEETETKQDSLLTHKELSASNDSLSDNKKSSGILKEMKKMFRPLKSTAQDSLTANRELSASNDSLSDTSNTEGSEILKKMKKNLRPVKSTAQISSDADSVDPLQTHSTTETELVPPENTQKKGGKLAGMFRKSPKPAECSLPVQENESPPTELSASNDSLPDVNTKEKGDKLTEWFRRAPKSAERLRPAQENESSCSELSASNDNLSDIGTKEKGRIFGGMFKSKSPKPAERTLPVQEDESVRSELSASNDSLSDSGTKEKGGIFSGMFKSKSSKPAESTLTVQEDESVWSELSASNDNLLDSGTKEKGGMFSGMFKKPPKISRGPTPAQDNLSTHSEISGSNDSLSDDNTTKTARESSQPNSSENHKEEADNRQDKGFGGLFRKLPKDRTVTFTSYVTDVNPEEEKGRPDNKQISSDADSVDSLQTHSATETDLEPPENTQKKGGKLSGLFKSKSSKPAESTLTVQEDESVQSELSASNDSLSDSGTKEKGGIFSGMFRSKSPKRSKDPTPAVDNLSVNSELLGSTDSLSDNNTKISSDADSVDPLQTHSATDTELEPPENTQKKGGKLTGLFRKSPKPAESTLTVQEDESQQTELSASNDSLADSGTKEKGGIFSGIFRSKSPKPASAQVSMDTESGTLAGRNKMPKRRVSFRVKRTLPRLPGITFQTPIKETEEEELLRQSVEMEERSSVQVCLGQYVCATLGSVGLCVCYTGECNIMCVLQESSVEVEMVEIAPLPSESDLLDSAEDDDGLLDWWRTVDGWHEWNESSNFKEDEEELAIEQTADRVFLAAQVFVRLFNHRGASLQQRILELLALADAADNFHKRALQASMGGRVASVVGSVTTITGLILAPFTFGSSIIVTAVGIGVATAGTITSASAHITDSVHFTLDRKKVEKMIEDYENDIKDIQECMEFVQEGMEVLQGSNFEKYTDSVAKRALNRNIKHVVKEGARAGKALMINTDKLVSTVQVLSVAGGAAKAAQAISVTTGVMSALFLALDIFFLAKDSHDLRKGAKTKFAKKLREVCKELQDGILELNRVKTALQKTMDGIEVEEYEEEEEEEDEEDLELKSDPKKLAQLEEEINQIEQKLDQEVLEKKREGEGEGRKETRKNDSKEGYEKPQKGKIENGEKKVESVKEEGEVRAGTGKVESEGRKCAINEMGNQDGNEERKKEKRQGDIKKEKKREGDELGKSGKRDGDGRGKKGSREEAEWRKNTNEERDERRKKEPKVGDERWRNATSDSIPPPARPRSKAISQNAEETSWEGPVTDPKAPHPDPAKRRASCREPLSI
- the LOC133137321 gene encoding uncharacterized protein LOC133137321 isoform X4 is translated as MEQCLSPADVRGPKPKQGLGIVKKKKKNVRTTKSTAQGNLTTHSELSASKDSLPDISNAEGPEILKKMKKNLRPIKSTAQVGREVNQSEGTENQGEETETKQDSLLTHKELSASNDSLSDNKKSSGILKEMKKMFRPLKSTAQSDREVTQSESTEEYREETNTQKDSLTANRELSASNDSLSDTSNTEGSEILKKMKKNLRPVKSTAQISSDADSVDPLQTHSTTETELVPPENTQKKGGKLAGMFRKSPKPAECSLPVQENESPPTELSASNDSLPDVNTKEKGDKLTEWFRRAPKSAERLRPAQENESSCSELSASNDNLSDIGTKEKGRIFGGMFKSKSPKPAERTLPVQEDESVRSELSASNDSLSDSGTKEKGGIFSGMFKSKSSKPAESTLTVQEDESVWSELSASNDNLLDSGTKEKGGMFSGMFKKPPKISRGPTPAQDNLSTHSEISGSNDSLSDDNTTKTARESSQPNSSENHKEEADNRQDKGFGGLFRKLPKDRTVTFTSYVTDVNPEEEKGRPDNKQISSDADSVDSLQTHSATETDLEPPENTQKKGGKLSGLFKSKSSKPAESTLTVQEDESVQSELSASNDSLSDSGTKEKGGIFSGMFRSKSPKRSKDPTPAVDNLSVNSELLGSTDSLSDNNTKISSDADSVDPLQTHSATDTELEPPENTQKKGGKLTGLFRKSPKPAESTLTVQEDESQQTELSASNDSLADSGTKEKGGIFSGIFRSKSPKPASAQVSMDTESGTLAGRNKMPKRRVSFRVKRTLPRLPGITFQTPIKETEEEELLRQSVEMEERSSVQVCLGQYVCATLGSVGLCVCYTGECNIMCVLQESSVEVEMVEIAPLPSESDLLDSAEDDDGLLDWWRTVDGWHEWNESSNFKEDEEELAIEQTADRVFLAAQVFVRLFNHRGASLQQRILELLALADAADNFHKRALQASMGGRVASVVGSVTTITGLILAPFTFGSSIIVTAVGIGVATAGTITSASAHITDSVHFTLDRKKVEKMIEDYENDIKDIQECMEFVQEGMEVLQGSNFEKYTDSVAKRALNRNIKHVVKEGARAGKALMINTDKLVSTVQVLSVAGGAAKAAQAISVTTGVMSALFLALDIFFLAKDSHDLRKGAKTKFAKKLREVCKELQDGILELNRVKTALQKTMDGIEVEEYEEEEEEEDEEDLELKSDPKKLAQLEEEINQIEQKLDQEVLEKKREGEGEGRKETRKNDSKEGYEKPQKGKIENGEKKVESVKEEGEVRAGTGKVESEGRKCAINEMGNQDGNEERKKEKRQGDIKKEKKREGDELGKSGKRDGDGRGKKGSREEAEWRKNTNEERDERRKKEPKVGDERWRNATSDSIPPPARPRSKAISQNAEETSWEGPVTDPKAPHPDPAKRRASCREPLSI